One window of the Pedobacter ginsengisoli genome contains the following:
- a CDS encoding sugar phosphate isomerase/epimerase family protein, with protein sequence MDTKDRRSFLKDLGMLSAAAGLSSLIPFDTLAFSKKEFFSISLAQWSLHKSLFGGKLTNLEFPIKAKKDFGIDIVEYVSPFFNKKETDSAYLKELKGITQGEGIQNHLIMIDGEGELGNLDEKARKIAIENHYKWVDAAKVLGCKTIRVNAAGNGSEQDVKTAVVDGLGRLTEYGKQNKINIIVENHGGYSSDGKWLSDVMKQVNSPYCGTLPDFGNFRVSADRVYDMYQGVTDLVPFAKGISAKTFNFNEKGDEKDIDYDRMFKIIKDAKWSGIVGIEYEGDGLSEDEGIKKTKDLLLRIQKQYK encoded by the coding sequence ATGGATACTAAAGATCGCAGAAGTTTTCTCAAAGATTTAGGAATGTTATCTGCAGCAGCAGGACTTTCTTCTTTAATTCCGTTCGACACACTGGCGTTCTCTAAAAAAGAATTTTTCAGTATATCTTTAGCTCAGTGGTCGTTGCATAAATCATTGTTTGGCGGTAAGCTAACAAACCTAGAGTTCCCTATAAAAGCTAAAAAAGATTTCGGTATTGATATAGTTGAGTATGTAAGCCCATTTTTTAATAAAAAAGAGACTGATTCGGCGTACCTGAAAGAACTGAAAGGTATAACCCAGGGCGAAGGAATTCAAAATCACCTGATTATGATTGATGGCGAAGGCGAATTGGGTAATCTTGATGAAAAAGCACGTAAAATAGCCATCGAAAATCACTATAAATGGGTAGATGCAGCTAAGGTGCTTGGCTGCAAAACAATTCGTGTAAATGCAGCAGGAAATGGATCTGAACAAGATGTAAAAACGGCAGTGGTTGATGGCTTAGGCAGGCTTACTGAATATGGTAAACAAAATAAGATCAACATTATAGTAGAAAATCATGGAGGGTATTCTTCTGATGGAAAATGGTTGTCGGATGTGATGAAGCAGGTAAACAGCCCTTATTGTGGTACACTGCCTGATTTTGGAAACTTTAGAGTAAGTGCAGACAGAGTGTATGATATGTATCAGGGAGTAACCGACCTGGTTCCATTTGCAAAAGGAATTAGCGCAAAAACCTTTAATTTTAATGAAAAGGGTGATGAAAAAGATATCGACTACGATCGCATGTTTAAAATTATTAAAGATGCAAAATGGAGCGGTATTGTAGGGATTGAATATGAAGGTGATGGTTTGTCGGAAGATGAGGGAATCAAAAAAACAAAAGATCTATTGCTTAGGATACAGAAGCAATATAAATAA